A window of Apium graveolens cultivar Ventura chromosome 8, ASM990537v1, whole genome shotgun sequence contains these coding sequences:
- the LOC141677862 gene encoding uncharacterized protein LOC141677862 isoform X4 produces MESHSDMSPATGPNFHITKASVNNDAQLNHPRYSEMITAAIVAMKDRGGSSAQDISKYIERNSQSLVKGSVVTKSRPGRPPKIPSNGGVVGGVASPSVSCVSGLPVIAAPSVMIGAVPMVVPLGEVDGGAPFKRRAGGPPTLHAIVAEAERSSGEEAVSGCKRLGTPKYNNGIVGTGERGPVLGKRGRGCVVMEAAMVSAVVGNNDCVEWHCGRPHKNGAVSSSGRSDGGAVFVPVEGMGDADRASKTYLRRPTKQSKVKHDEDIARPYLNNEGGPGSDPIEPLCAQYQNFRI; encoded by the exons ATGGAAAGCCACTCTGATATGTCGCCAGCGACCGGACCTAATTTTCATATTACTAAAGCTTCTGTCAACAATGATGCCCAGCTCAACCATCCACGGTACAGTGAG ATGATTACAGCTGCAATTGTAGCTATGAAGGATAGAGGTGGTTCGAGCGCGCAAGATATATCGAAGTATATAGAGA GAAATAGTCAGTCTTTGGTTAAAGGTTCTGTTGTGACAAAGAGCAGGCCGGGACGTCCTCCCAAGATTCCATCCAATGGCGGTGTGGTAGGTGGTGTAGCATCACCTTCAGTAAGTTGTGTCAGTGGGCTTCCAGTGATTGCTGCTCCTTCTGTTATGATTGGGGCAGTGCCGATGGTGGTGCCATTGGGTGAGGTTGATGGAGGTGCACCATTTAAGAGGCGCGCAGGAGGGCCACCTACGTTGCATGCTATAGTGGCTGAGGCTGAGCGAAGTTCAGGGGAGGAGGCAGTTTCTGGTTGTAAGAGGCTGGGGACACCTAAGTATAACAATGGAATAGTTGGAACTGGAGAACGGGGTCCGGTGTTGGGTAAGAGAGGAAGGGGGTGTGTGGTTATGGAGGCTGCTATGGTGTCTGCTGTAGTGGGAAATAACGATTGTGTGGAGTGGCATTGTGGAAGACCACACAAGAATGGGGCTGTGAGTAGCAGTGGCCGCAGTGATGGTGGTGCGGTATTCGTGCCTGTTGAGGGAATGGGAGATGCTGATAGAGCTTCCAAAACATATTTGAGAAGGCCAACAAAG CAATCTAAAGTTAAACATGATGAAGACATTGCAAGGCCATACCTAAACAATGAAGGTGGACCCGGAAGTGACCCAATTGAACCGCTGTGTGCTCAGTATCAGAACTTCCGTATCTAA
- the LOC141677862 gene encoding uncharacterized protein LOC141677862 isoform X2 yields MSPATGPNFHITKASVNNDAQLNHPRYSEMITAAIVAMKDRGGSSAQDISKYIESEYKDLSPNHATLLTQQLRKMKNQGQLVMNKYSYMLSVGNSQSLVKGSVVTKSRPGRPPKIPSNGGVVGGVASPSVSCVSGLPVIAAPSVMIGAVPMVVPLGEVDGGAPFKRRAGGPPTLHAIVAEAERSSGEEAVSGCKRLGTPKYNNGIVGTGERGPVLGKRGRGCVVMEAAMVSAVVGNNDCVEWHCGRPHKNGAVSSSGRSDGGAVFVPVEGMGDADRASKTYLRRPTKQSKVKHDEDIARPYLNNEGGPGSDPIEPLCAQYQNFRI; encoded by the exons ATGTCGCCAGCGACCGGACCTAATTTTCATATTACTAAAGCTTCTGTCAACAATGATGCCCAGCTCAACCATCCACGGTACAGTGAG ATGATTACAGCTGCAATTGTAGCTATGAAGGATAGAGGTGGTTCGAGCGCGCAAGATATATCGAAGTATATAGAGAGTGAGTATAAGGACTTGTCACCAAATCATGCAACTCTGTTGACTCAGCAACTTAGGAAGATGAAGAACCAGGGTCAACTTGTTATGAATAAGTATTCTTATATGCTTTCTGTAGGAAATAGTCAGTCTTTGGTTAAAGGTTCTGTTGTGACAAAGAGCAGGCCGGGACGTCCTCCCAAGATTCCATCCAATGGCGGTGTGGTAGGTGGTGTAGCATCACCTTCAGTAAGTTGTGTCAGTGGGCTTCCAGTGATTGCTGCTCCTTCTGTTATGATTGGGGCAGTGCCGATGGTGGTGCCATTGGGTGAGGTTGATGGAGGTGCACCATTTAAGAGGCGCGCAGGAGGGCCACCTACGTTGCATGCTATAGTGGCTGAGGCTGAGCGAAGTTCAGGGGAGGAGGCAGTTTCTGGTTGTAAGAGGCTGGGGACACCTAAGTATAACAATGGAATAGTTGGAACTGGAGAACGGGGTCCGGTGTTGGGTAAGAGAGGAAGGGGGTGTGTGGTTATGGAGGCTGCTATGGTGTCTGCTGTAGTGGGAAATAACGATTGTGTGGAGTGGCATTGTGGAAGACCACACAAGAATGGGGCTGTGAGTAGCAGTGGCCGCAGTGATGGTGGTGCGGTATTCGTGCCTGTTGAGGGAATGGGAGATGCTGATAGAGCTTCCAAAACATATTTGAGAAGGCCAACAAAG CAATCTAAAGTTAAACATGATGAAGACATTGCAAGGCCATACCTAAACAATGAAGGTGGACCCGGAAGTGACCCAATTGAACCGCTGTGTGCTCAGTATCAGAACTTCCGTATCTAA
- the LOC141677862 gene encoding uncharacterized protein LOC141677862 isoform X1 encodes MESHSDMSPATGPNFHITKASVNNDAQLNHPRYSEMITAAIVAMKDRGGSSAQDISKYIESEYKDLSPNHATLLTQQLRKMKNQGQLVMNKYSYMLSVGNSQSLVKGSVVTKSRPGRPPKIPSNGGVVGGVASPSVSCVSGLPVIAAPSVMIGAVPMVVPLGEVDGGAPFKRRAGGPPTLHAIVAEAERSSGEEAVSGCKRLGTPKYNNGIVGTGERGPVLGKRGRGCVVMEAAMVSAVVGNNDCVEWHCGRPHKNGAVSSSGRSDGGAVFVPVEGMGDADRASKTYLRRPTKQSKVKHDEDIARPYLNNEGGPGSDPIEPLCAQYQNFRI; translated from the exons ATGGAAAGCCACTCTGATATGTCGCCAGCGACCGGACCTAATTTTCATATTACTAAAGCTTCTGTCAACAATGATGCCCAGCTCAACCATCCACGGTACAGTGAG ATGATTACAGCTGCAATTGTAGCTATGAAGGATAGAGGTGGTTCGAGCGCGCAAGATATATCGAAGTATATAGAGAGTGAGTATAAGGACTTGTCACCAAATCATGCAACTCTGTTGACTCAGCAACTTAGGAAGATGAAGAACCAGGGTCAACTTGTTATGAATAAGTATTCTTATATGCTTTCTGTAGGAAATAGTCAGTCTTTGGTTAAAGGTTCTGTTGTGACAAAGAGCAGGCCGGGACGTCCTCCCAAGATTCCATCCAATGGCGGTGTGGTAGGTGGTGTAGCATCACCTTCAGTAAGTTGTGTCAGTGGGCTTCCAGTGATTGCTGCTCCTTCTGTTATGATTGGGGCAGTGCCGATGGTGGTGCCATTGGGTGAGGTTGATGGAGGTGCACCATTTAAGAGGCGCGCAGGAGGGCCACCTACGTTGCATGCTATAGTGGCTGAGGCTGAGCGAAGTTCAGGGGAGGAGGCAGTTTCTGGTTGTAAGAGGCTGGGGACACCTAAGTATAACAATGGAATAGTTGGAACTGGAGAACGGGGTCCGGTGTTGGGTAAGAGAGGAAGGGGGTGTGTGGTTATGGAGGCTGCTATGGTGTCTGCTGTAGTGGGAAATAACGATTGTGTGGAGTGGCATTGTGGAAGACCACACAAGAATGGGGCTGTGAGTAGCAGTGGCCGCAGTGATGGTGGTGCGGTATTCGTGCCTGTTGAGGGAATGGGAGATGCTGATAGAGCTTCCAAAACATATTTGAGAAGGCCAACAAAG CAATCTAAAGTTAAACATGATGAAGACATTGCAAGGCCATACCTAAACAATGAAGGTGGACCCGGAAGTGACCCAATTGAACCGCTGTGTGCTCAGTATCAGAACTTCCGTATCTAA
- the LOC141677862 gene encoding uncharacterized protein LOC141677862 isoform X3 gives MESHSDMSPATGPNFHITKASVNNDAQLNHPRYSEMITAAIVAMKDRGGSSAQDISKYIESEYKDLSPNHATLLTQQLRKMKNQGQLVMNKYSYMLSVGNSQSLVKGSVVTKSRPGRPPKIPSNGGVVGGVASPSVSCVSGLPVIAAPSVMIGAVPMVVPLGEVDGGAPFKRRAGGPPTLHAIVAEAERSSGEEAVSGCKRLGTPKYNNGIVGTGERGPVLGKRGRGCVVMEAAMVSAVVGNNDCVEWHCGRPHKNGAVSSSGRSDGGAVFVPVEGMGDADRASKTYLRRPTKFRSEICHLNCWSFV, from the exons ATGGAAAGCCACTCTGATATGTCGCCAGCGACCGGACCTAATTTTCATATTACTAAAGCTTCTGTCAACAATGATGCCCAGCTCAACCATCCACGGTACAGTGAG ATGATTACAGCTGCAATTGTAGCTATGAAGGATAGAGGTGGTTCGAGCGCGCAAGATATATCGAAGTATATAGAGAGTGAGTATAAGGACTTGTCACCAAATCATGCAACTCTGTTGACTCAGCAACTTAGGAAGATGAAGAACCAGGGTCAACTTGTTATGAATAAGTATTCTTATATGCTTTCTGTAGGAAATAGTCAGTCTTTGGTTAAAGGTTCTGTTGTGACAAAGAGCAGGCCGGGACGTCCTCCCAAGATTCCATCCAATGGCGGTGTGGTAGGTGGTGTAGCATCACCTTCAGTAAGTTGTGTCAGTGGGCTTCCAGTGATTGCTGCTCCTTCTGTTATGATTGGGGCAGTGCCGATGGTGGTGCCATTGGGTGAGGTTGATGGAGGTGCACCATTTAAGAGGCGCGCAGGAGGGCCACCTACGTTGCATGCTATAGTGGCTGAGGCTGAGCGAAGTTCAGGGGAGGAGGCAGTTTCTGGTTGTAAGAGGCTGGGGACACCTAAGTATAACAATGGAATAGTTGGAACTGGAGAACGGGGTCCGGTGTTGGGTAAGAGAGGAAGGGGGTGTGTGGTTATGGAGGCTGCTATGGTGTCTGCTGTAGTGGGAAATAACGATTGTGTGGAGTGGCATTGTGGAAGACCACACAAGAATGGGGCTGTGAGTAGCAGTGGCCGCAGTGATGGTGGTGCGGTATTCGTGCCTGTTGAGGGAATGGGAGATGCTGATAGAGCTTCCAAAACATATTTGAGAAGGCCAACAAAG TTCAGGAGTGAGATCTGCCACCTAAATTGCTGGTCCTTTGTTTGA